AAGCGCGACAATTCGATGCTGGGTGTGGTCTATATGGATTTGGACGGTTTCAAGCAAATTAACGATAATCTGGGCCACGATGCCGGCGACCAGTTGCTGGTGGAAGTGGCGGCGCGCTTGCGGGCCGGTTTGCGCGAGGACGATACCGTCTGCCGTTTGGGCGGCGACGAGTTTGCGGTATTGATGTGCGGCGTGGAATCGAAGCAGCAATGCGTACAGGCGCTGGAGCGGATTCACCAGAACGTCGCCCGGACTTACCGCATTGGCGGACGCCAGGTCGAAATCGGCATTAGTAGCGGCGTAACCTTGTATCCGTTCGATCCGAGCAATCCCGATTATTTGCTGCGCCACGCCGACGAGGCGATGTATGTTGCCAAGCAGCGCGGCCGCGACCGTTTCGAGTTTTACCAGCCCGACTGCAGCCGCGAATCGGTTTAGTCCGACGGCAGCGTTCCAACCTAATTTTGAGTTTTTGCGGAGGAAGTATGAATTGTCACGAAGTTGATTACCGGATCGTCGGCCACGACATCCAGATGGTCGAAATCGAATTGGATCCGAACGAAACCGTGGTCGCCGAAGCCGGCGCGATGACTTATCTGGAGCAGGATATTGAGTTCGAAACCAAGATGGGCGACGGTTCCGGCGGCGTGATGGATAAGCTGTTCGGTATCGGCAAGCGTTTGTTGACCGGCGAATCGGTGTTTCTGACCCATTTCAGCAACCGCGGCGGCCAAAAACGGCAAGTCGCCTTTGCCGCGCCGTTTCCGGGCACCATCATCGCGTTGAATATGGCTGAGTTGGGACAGGAAGTGATCTGCCAGAAATCGGCATTTTTGGCGGCGGCATTCGGCACTCAGGTCGACATTGCCTTTAACAAACGGCTGGGCAGCGGATTCTTCGGCGGCGAAGGCTTT
Above is a window of Methylomonas koyamae DNA encoding:
- a CDS encoding TIGR00266 family protein, which translates into the protein MNCHEVDYRIVGHDIQMVEIELDPNETVVAEAGAMTYLEQDIEFETKMGDGSGGVMDKLFGIGKRLLTGESVFLTHFSNRGGQKRQVAFAAPFPGTIIALNMAELGQEVICQKSAFLAAAFGTQVDIAFNKRLGSGFFGGEGFILQRLRGDGMAFIHAGGTVVRKDLRNETLRLDTGCLVAFSGDIDYNIALSGGLKSMLFGGEGLFLATLKGTGSVWIQSMPFSRLAERVLSQYRPLGQDSQ